The Plasmodium gaboni strain SY75 chromosome 9, whole genome shotgun sequence DNA segment tatatattttttttttctacatGATATCACTTTGTTACCattcatttataataatgtaaaaatatttattttattttgtgtTTATATTGCTTTGTTTTGgttatattaaaaaaaattccATATGTGTAGTAATATTTTAGGAgattttattaaattttattgtttttttttttttttttttttttaatatttttaatagtTAACAATTAAATGAATCGTTTTTATTGtgatttattaaatataattatgatttagaataatataaaacaaacCTTATAATTCAGtgtttataaatttaatatgtaGTGACCATGTTGGATGCTactatatttttcttatatattataaaggGGGaggggaaaaaaaaaatatgaaaaaaaataataaattaaaagaaaagaaaagaaaagaaaaagtaaataattttttggcatattaaatatataatatacactttagcaatataaaaagaaaaaattttttttttttttttcttttatagTTTGATATACATAAGTTTaattaaaaacaaaatttttataagttaaaattaaaaagattatatttattcataaatatatatatatatataatatatgtgtatgtATGTAATCAAATAAgtatttaaaataaatagtaataaataaatgaatacACAAATGGgagaaataatataatatatatatatatgtgtgtatgcataaatatatttttttttttgaattaaAAAACAATGTTGAATTATAGGCTccataaaaataattataaatcaatttaaatgcatatatataaaaaattacatataaaaatatatatatataatatatatatatattaatagaAGAATACATAAAGAATTAAcaaaatgtataatattttttttttatgttttttgtttaattattttaaaaacaaaacatatattgttaaaatatataatatattgatttatatataataacatacTTATTAGATACTTTTTATGAAGTAAACTTTTTGTTATTGAATATTAGATTATCACTAACTTTACCCTCTTTAATTGTATTAAAAGATCTAACATCAAATCTTATATCACCAGAATATAATTTCGAATGTAATTCTGGAATAGTTTTTATACCCATACTTTGAAATCCATGTTTTACTGCTTTAAATAAATGTGGAATTAAATTAAGAACAGATCCTTTATCTACTAGACTTGCTGAGACTCCTTGAGAAACTTTTATTTCATCAATATTTTCATCTGtatgttcattttttctttcatcAACTAAATATCTACTTTTTGAATTGAATCCTTTATTATACATAGCTTCCATACTACCCATACctctatatatttttaaacggacattattttcaaaataatattcacTACAACTTTCTTCAGTTGCTGCTAATAAATTACCTAACATGACAAAATCTCCTCCTAATGATAAAGCTTTTACAATATTACCAGAATTTTTTATACCCCCATCAGCAATAgttttaatatttcttgTATGAGCATACTTACTTACATGATAAACAGCTGTTCCCTGTGCTCTACCTACAGCACATACATCTTGAGTGGTGCAAATAGAACCACTTCCCATACCAATACGTAATACATTTGCACCTGCATctattaaattttttgCTTGTTGTGAAGTAACAACATTACCTGCAATAATTGGAATATCTGGATGAGCtgatttaatttttttaatagtATCTATTTGATATATACTATTTCCTTGTGATGAATCTATACATATAACATcaatcatattttttattaattgaTTTGCTCTTTCTAAATCATGTTCTCTTGTTGATATAGATGCACCTACAATTAATTGTTTATTTTGACTCTTAGATGCATGGGGAAATATTCTATTTTTATGCATATCATTTCGACATACTAAAGCTATAAgttcataatttttattaactATAGGAAGAacactttttttttcttcacATAATACTTTATTAGCATCAGATAAATTTATAGGATAATTTCCTGTAACAACATCAGTTGTCATAATATCACCTatcttcatatttttatttgttaaataaagataatcAACACCTGTTATTATGCCAACTAATTTAGAACCTACTTTACCATCTACTGTTATAGGATATGATTTATAACCAACACGATTTTTTGTTTCCAATACATCAGCTACACTATGTTCAGGTGAAAACGTATAAGGatcaaaaataaaaccATTCTCAAATCTCTTTACCTTTTTCACTTCTTCTATTTGCTTTTCTATActcatattattatgaatcACACCTAAACCACCACTTAAAGCTAAAGCTATAGACATCTTATGGCCAGTTACTGTATCCATAGGAGAAGATAATACAGGTGTTTTTAGTGTTATATTATCTGTCAAATTATTTGTTAAATCTATATCACTTAAAGAAAAATCAATATATCCAGGCATACATATTATGTCGTCATATGTATATGACATGACGCCTCCAAAAACTTCATCTGCTTTCCATCCGCTAGCCATTTTGaaaattttgtatatataaatttgtACAAAGTaaacaaaaagaaacaaaaaaaaaatatatacatatatatatatatatatatatatatatatatatatatatgtatgtatttatttatttatttatatgtttgATATATTATCCTTTATTGTTTGCAATAAAAGGTatgtttttaatatttttatatatattatagctaaaaatttaaaccttatttttttaaaaatttggtaacacaacaaaaaaaaaaaaaagtcaattgattaaaaaaaattttaattaacTAGAAAGAGAATACAATgttgaatatattttttcatatatataaaaaatattatattatatg contains these protein-coding regions:
- a CDS encoding inosine-5'-monophosphate dehydrogenase, producing the protein MASGWKADEVFGGVMSYTYDDIICMPGYIDFSLSDIDLTNNLTDNITLKTPVLSSPMDTVTGHKMSIALALSGGLGVIHNNMSIEKQIEEVKKVKRFENGFIFDPYTFSPEHSVADVLETKNRVGYKSYPITVDGKVGSKLVGIITGVDYLYLTNKNMKIGDIMTTDVVTGNYPINLSDANKVLCEEKKSVLPIVNKNYELIALVCRNDMHKNRIFPHASKSQNKQLIVGASISTREHDLERANQLIKNMIDVICIDSSQGNSIYQIDTIKKIKSAHPDIPIIAGNVVTSQQAKNLIDAGANVLRIGMGSGSICTTQDVCAVGRAQGTAVYHVSKYAHTRNIKTIADGGIKNSGNIVKALSLGGDFVMLGNLLAATEESCSEYYFENNVRLKIYRGMGSMEAMYNKGFNSKSRYLVDERKNEHTDENIDEIKVSQGVSASLVDKGSVLNLIPHLFKAVKHGFQSMGIKTIPELHSKLYSGDIRFDVRSFNTIKEGKVSDNLIFNNKKFTS